The Methanobacterium sp. genome includes the window CACTTAAAGCAATTAAATGCGCACCGGTTTTATAAGTTAAAAGATTTAAAGCTGCTTCTGTAGCTATTGTAACCATATTCATCCCCATACTGTCTCCCGTGGTATAAACAAACCTTGGATAAATGTATTTTCCAACAACAAGTATGGGATCAATTTTTACAAGTTTCCCATGCCTTGTGGTTACTTCCGCTGCTTTTTTAAGCTCTGAAAAATGTTCATTAATCCATGCCTTGATTTCAATGGCGTTTGTTACGGATTTAGCCTTTAAAACCGGTGCTCTTGTCATCTTATCATCAATTATTTTGGTGATAGCTCCACCAGACTCATATATAACTGAAAATCCCCTGTTTACTGATGCTACAAGCGCTCCTTCTGATGTTGCAAGTGGTACGTAAAATTCTCCATTTGCATAATCTCCATTAACTTTTAAAGGGCCAGCAATCCCTAAAGGTATCTGAATAACGCCTATTGGATTTTCAATGTTCTTTTTAGATGCTAATTCCATGTCAATTGAGTAATTAGAAATGTTTTTTAATTCTGCGCCGCTCATCTTTTCTGCAAACTTACGTCTTATCAAAATTGCCTGGTCTGCATTATCGGTGTATTTTTCTATTTCATGAAGTTTAATATCGCCGTTTACTAATTTATCTATTATTTCTTCTTTATTTACCATGATTCTCACGATATTGTTTTTAAATATTTAAAATCAAAAATTTAGTTTTTTTTAATTATTCCTTGCAGTACTTAAAAATGATTATAAAATATTTTTTATGATATTTACTATTTCAGATGGACGGCCTGCTACTTCAACCCCCGCATCTTTAAGCGTATTTATTTTACTTTCTGCAGTTCCACTTTCTCCCTCAATTATAGCTCCTGCATGTCCCATTCGTTTACCTGGAGGTGCGGTGACTCCTGCAATGTAAGCTACAACTGGTTTAGAGATATTTTTGCCTATGTATTCTGCAGCTTTTTCTTCTGCATTCCCTCCGATTTCACCAATCATTACTATTGCATCGGTACCGTCATCTTCTTCAAAGCTCTGTAGAACATCTGCAAAGTCCATTCCAACAACAGGGTCGCCGCCTATACCCAAACATGTGCTCTGCCCCATTCCAGCACTTGTAACTTGGTATGCCACTTCATAGGTTAATGTACCACTTCTGGATACGATTCCAATGTTTCCTTCATCAAAAATGTGTGTGGGCATGATTCCAAGTTTTCCAACACCCGGTGATATAATTCCCGGAGTATTGGGGCCAATTACTGTAGTATTATTTCGTTTTGCATATTCTACTATTTGCATTGAATCATGGACCGGTATATGTTCAGTTATAATTACAACCAGGTCAAGCTGTGAAATGGCTTCGTATGCAGCATCCTTTGCAAATGGTGCTGGAATAAAAATAATTGACGCATTAATGTCTAATTCGTCTTTTGCTTCTTCAATGGAGTTGTAAACATTTACAGGACCAAATTTTTGGCCTCCTTTTCCAGGGGATGTCCCTGCAACGATTTTTGTGTTGTAGTTCAGCATCTGCTCAGTGTGGAAAGATCCCTGCTTTCCTGTAATTCCCTGCACAATACATCTGGTATTTTCGTCAAGAATTATCATATATTATCTCCTGAATTGTCATTATCTCTTTAATAGCTTCTAATTTCCGTTAATTATTATAAATTTAATGATCCTGGAATTCTCATCCTCTCTGATAGGGGTACGGCTAAATCTATTACATTTCCGTTCATAAATGCCGTAACCGACATTATAATGGCTCTAGGGATTACATAAGATGGTGTCCCTCTTCTAACAAGGCTTACGTGGTGATTTCCAAGGGCAGCACCAACCATGGCTCCGGCTACAGCACCCACACCTTCAATGTCTTCTATTGTTGCAACAACAACAGGATCATCTGTCTGCTTTGAAACATAACCCACACCCGGAATATTGAGCGTTCCATCCACAGCACCACCACCAACGTCTGTCACATTATCCATCCCTTTTGCTGCTTTTAATGCAGAATCTGCAACTTTTCCAACAATTTCTTCCCCACCATAGGTATCAAATGAAACAATCACAGCATCAGGATATCTGCCTCGTCTTATTTTCGCTTCAGCATGAGAAATACCCTCTCCTGCTTCCATAGGAGAATCTGATATCCCTGCAATATCACCCAGATTTTCCGCATTTTTCTTTAATATTTCAATTATCCCTGCATTAACAGATTCAAGCTCATCATCTTCAACAAAAGCACTTATAACCATATCATCACCAGTAATATTAGTTAAAGCAGCTTTATATGCCCCAGCATCTATCAAAGTTGGAATGTCCTTTTCAATATTACAGATAAGTGATCTGCTACATGAAACATCGTTTATTGAGATATCTGCACCAATTGCAGTTAATTTCAAATAATCACCTTTAATAGCTAAACTATTAATTATTACATAAGCATTATATCAATGAACTTCTTTTTATAATTTTTCAAATTAAAATTAAATATCATCCACAGAGTTTAAATAATCAACATGTAAATAAGATATATTTTAATCTGTAAGATATTAAACTGTTTATCCGTAAAATTAATTTAGGTAGAGATATAAATAAATTAAAAGGTAGTACTGATGTTTAAAAAACCAATGATCTGCGCCCCAATTCTTGAAAGAAAATCTGAATCTGTACTGGAATCTGCAAAAAAAGCTGTGGATTTAGGTGCGGATATTATTGAATTTAGAATAGACGCACTGGAAGATCCAGATGCAGATGAAATTCAAAATATCATTGCTGAAATTAACCACCCATTGATTGCTACAAACCGTGTAAAAAGTGAAGGCGGCTTTTTTAATGGATCAGAAGAAGAAAGAATCTCAATTTTAATAAAAGCTGCAAAATATGCAGATATTGTAGATATAGAACTTCAAACAGAAACTGAACTCCAGGAAAAAGTTATAAAAGCCTCAAAATCAACAATTGTATCATATCACAATTTCAAAAAGACTCCTTCTTTTCGGGAGCTTCTGGACGTGGTGGCAAGAGAAAAAGAAATTGGAGACATAGCCAAGTTTGCAGTAATGCCCAATAATAATAAGGATACCTTAACTGTTTTAAAGGTGTTATCCGAGGTTTCAAACACCATAGGAATTGCAATGGGAGATATTGGAAAATATACAAGGCTAATAGCCCCAATTTTTGGATCCCCAATCACATTTGCATCAATTGGTAATGAATCAGCACCAGGACAGTTAGATATTCAAACTACTAAATATATTTTACAAAAATTGGCGGTGATTGATTGAAATCACGTGCAGGGATAATTATAGGACTGATCATACTTGGTGTTATGGCTATATCATCTGTTTACATTGCCTGGAATATAAACAACGTCAGCGTGACCATTGAAACCGATGGTTTGGATGTGGCAGTTAAAACATCGTCCCTTTTTGGCACTCCAGAACAAATGAATGATGAAATGCAGCAGAAAGTCTTAGAACAGATTGTAGAACCAAACAGTACCGTTGAGAGTATTGGAAATGACATAAAAACCATTGCTCGAAAGTACAATTATAGTGCAACAGTTACCATAGTTTCGCAGTTTGGAACCAATCAACTTCCTATGCCGGCTACAGTAAGGGGTAGGTCTATGGTTCCAACATTACAGGATGGACAGGAAATAATTGCCCTTAAAACCACAGATTATAAGGTTGACGATATTGTAGTGGCCACGCATCCAGATCATGGAATGATTGTAAAGAGATTAAAAAAAATAGAAGGAAATAGAGTCTATTTAATGAGTGATAACAGAAATGTGGAATATTTCACCACGGAAAGGGATCTGGGTAATGGTCTTGTGGAAATCTATACTTATAAAAGAGTCCCTCTGGACACATGGCTTCCCCGTGAAAATATCGTAGGTGTGGTAAAAAGTTACTGAGGAATTATGGCCAGCCGGATCATGAACATATGGACATTGTTTCGGGACTCTCCTTGTCATCCTCATAAACTTAATTTTTAAGCTATCTATGCTCCCAAGCTTCTAACCATTTATCACAGCCTTCTATTTGTTTGCCCTTTTCAAACAAATCGTAACCTTCTTGCATCAATGAATCTATTTTTTTCTCATAGGATTTCAATTTTATTGTATATCCCTCTTTTAAACCTGATTAGCACTTTTGCATATGCCTTGCAGATAAAGGAAGTTCCGCAAAGGCGGAATTTGGACAGAGGTACGAAACACCGACGCCAGATATGCTCTGTCAGGCGAAGTTTTATCATTTGTAAATGCTCTTTCTATGTCCGATTCTCAAAATCGCTATGTTTTCATCGTAAATGTCAAATATAACTCTGTAATCTCCTATTCTGAATCTATATGTTCCTTTATACATCAAATATTTCCTCAAGATTTTTCATTTTGCCTTCTTTATAATCACTTCTTGCCTCTTCAATTGAGCGTAGATATTCGTCACTTGAAAGTGATAGTATATCTTCGATTAAATCTTCCATAGCTTCCCTGCATATAACTGGTTTATTATGGATCAATGCAATTTAGAATCACACAATGCATAAGAGTCATGTTTCTACACCATAGTTAGCTCATTTCAGCAAGCTTTTTAACTCTTTTTACCATATTAGGGTGGGTTGAAAATATTTCCATTATTTTAGCCCCTGTACCAACCCTTGTTCTGGTATATTTGATTTGTGCAAGCTCGCTTTCACTTATAGAACCATCCCTATTTAAAT containing:
- a CDS encoding S24/S26 family peptidase, giving the protein MKSRAGIIIGLIILGVMAISSVYIAWNINNVSVTIETDGLDVAVKTSSLFGTPEQMNDEMQQKVLEQIVEPNSTVESIGNDIKTIARKYNYSATVTIVSQFGTNQLPMPATVRGRSMVPTLQDGQEIIALKTTDYKVDDIVVATHPDHGMIVKRLKKIEGNRVYLMSDNRNVEYFTTERDLGNGLVEIYTYKRVPLDTWLPRENIVGVVKSY
- the aroD gene encoding type I 3-dehydroquinate dehydratase: MFKKPMICAPILERKSESVLESAKKAVDLGADIIEFRIDALEDPDADEIQNIIAEINHPLIATNRVKSEGGFFNGSEEERISILIKAAKYADIVDIELQTETELQEKVIKASKSTIVSYHNFKKTPSFRELLDVVAREKEIGDIAKFAVMPNNNKDTLTVLKVLSEVSNTIGIAMGDIGKYTRLIAPIFGSPITFASIGNESAPGQLDIQTTKYILQKLAVID
- the sucD gene encoding succinate--CoA ligase subunit alpha; this translates as MIILDENTRCIVQGITGKQGSFHTEQMLNYNTKIVAGTSPGKGGQKFGPVNVYNSIEEAKDELDINASIIFIPAPFAKDAAYEAISQLDLVVIITEHIPVHDSMQIVEYAKRNNTTVIGPNTPGIISPGVGKLGIMPTHIFDEGNIGIVSRSGTLTYEVAYQVTSAGMGQSTCLGIGGDPVVGMDFADVLQSFEEDDGTDAIVMIGEIGGNAEEKAAEYIGKNISKPVVAYIAGVTAPPGKRMGHAGAIIEGESGTAESKINTLKDAGVEVAGRPSEIVNIIKNIL
- the hmgA gene encoding hydroxymethylglutaryl-CoA reductase (NADPH); translated protein: MVNKEEIIDKLVNGDIKLHEIEKYTDNADQAILIRRKFAEKMSGAELKNISNYSIDMELASKKNIENPIGVIQIPLGIAGPLKVNGDYANGEFYVPLATSEGALVASVNRGFSVIYESGGAITKIIDDKMTRAPVLKAKSVTNAIEIKAWINEHFSELKKAAEVTTRHGKLVKIDPILVVGKYIYPRFVYTTGDSMGMNMVTIATEAALNLLTYKTGAHLIALSGNACVDKKPSSLNLIEGRGKSLTAEVIVPRDIVKNKLKTTPEAIVEVNTAKNLIGSAISGSMGFNAHYANMIGAIFLATGQDEAHIVEGSIGITTAMVEDNGDLYFTVTLPDMPVATVGGGTSIETARECLEIMNAYGNKKVHKFAEIVAGTVLAGELSLMGALAAGHLARAHKDLGRA